From the genome of Desulfonatronum thiosulfatophilum, one region includes:
- a CDS encoding methyl-accepting chemotaxis protein gives MKLSRIFILLSAGFCFLAVAALILSINRIMEREITTQYEQKASMLLFSMKAVRSHLGSVIRPEATRILGSDEFVVELQSTSYAANRVFEVISPDHKYEIQFRTPSTKPMNPKNKATPVEAELIEHLDRMHLDGEKTLEWRGVRQVDGVDHFIIAQGAVNARSCIPCHSAPEDAPLSMQQRYTFDYPARLENRVETAEIVFIPMSSIYATIAGANRVFLPLGAAGLLAIVISVFLLFSRLISSPLGRLQEYALAVERGDLDREVRGTYRGELASLKASVQAMVQKLKEKILEAEDKSREAETESRRAMEAAQEAFEAKKRAEQAKEEGIQHAASNVETIVERLNESLHELSSQVQHSSRSALTQSERVSESSTAMEEMNATVLEVSRNASNVAGRADESQKQALQGSEIVQKAVEAIVKVQRQAESLRDNLGGLGKEAEGISNIMNVIEDIADQTNLLALNAAIEAARAGDAGRGFAVVADEVRKLAEKTMHATKEVGQAITSIQNGTKTNIKAMESAVAVVHEATELAEKSGQALQKIVALVSDAASDVHSIATATEQQSAASDQIKVGLDKINRLSSETTEAMNRSDQAIRELLDQVRMLHNLVREMKEER, from the coding sequence ATGAAGTTGAGTCGAATTTTCATCCTGTTGTCAGCTGGATTTTGTTTTTTGGCGGTGGCCGCTTTGATCCTGAGCATCAACAGGATTATGGAACGGGAAATCACGACCCAGTACGAGCAAAAGGCAAGCATGCTCCTGTTCAGCATGAAGGCCGTGCGTAGCCACCTCGGATCCGTAATCCGTCCCGAAGCTACTCGCATTCTTGGCTCTGATGAATTCGTTGTGGAATTGCAGTCTACCTCCTACGCCGCCAACAGAGTCTTCGAGGTAATCTCCCCTGACCACAAGTATGAAATTCAATTCCGGACACCGTCCACCAAACCTATGAATCCCAAAAATAAGGCGACACCGGTGGAGGCGGAATTGATTGAACACCTGGACCGGATGCATCTTGACGGGGAGAAGACTCTGGAGTGGCGCGGGGTTCGACAGGTGGACGGGGTGGATCACTTCATCATCGCCCAGGGAGCGGTCAACGCCAGGAGCTGCATACCTTGCCATTCCGCGCCCGAGGACGCGCCCTTGTCCATGCAGCAGCGGTATACCTTCGACTATCCGGCCAGGCTGGAAAACCGCGTGGAAACCGCGGAAATCGTCTTTATCCCCATGTCCTCCATCTATGCCACCATCGCCGGCGCCAACCGGGTCTTCCTGCCCTTGGGGGCCGCAGGGCTTTTGGCCATCGTGATTTCCGTGTTCCTGCTTTTCTCCCGATTGATCAGCAGTCCATTAGGACGCTTGCAGGAGTACGCCCTGGCGGTGGAACGCGGCGACCTGGACAGGGAAGTTCGGGGCACATACCGCGGTGAGCTGGCTTCGCTAAAGGCCTCGGTTCAGGCCATGGTGCAGAAGCTCAAAGAGAAGATCCTCGAAGCCGAGGACAAGTCCAGGGAGGCGGAAACTGAGTCGCGCCGGGCTATGGAAGCGGCCCAGGAAGCCTTTGAGGCCAAGAAGCGTGCGGAGCAGGCTAAAGAAGAGGGCATTCAGCATGCCGCGTCCAACGTGGAAACCATTGTCGAGCGTTTGAACGAATCGCTCCACGAACTTTCGTCCCAGGTTCAGCATTCTTCCCGGAGCGCCCTTACTCAGAGTGAACGGGTATCCGAGAGTTCCACTGCCATGGAGGAAATGAATGCCACGGTCCTGGAGGTATCCAGGAACGCCTCCAACGTCGCCGGCCGGGCAGACGAATCCCAGAAGCAAGCCCTGCAAGGATCGGAAATCGTCCAGAAGGCCGTCGAGGCTATTGTGAAAGTTCAGCGACAGGCTGAATCATTACGCGACAACTTGGGCGGACTTGGCAAGGAAGCCGAGGGAATAAGCAACATCATGAATGTGATCGAGGACATCGCTGACCAGACCAACCTCCTCGCCCTAAACGCGGCTATCGAAGCGGCTCGCGCCGGTGACGCAGGACGCGGTTTCGCCGTGGTTGCGGACGAGGTCCGCAAACTGGCGGAAAAAACCATGCACGCCACCAAGGAGGTCGGCCAGGCCATCACCTCCATTCAAAATGGCACTAAAACCAATATAAAGGCCATGGAAAGCGCTGTGGCAGTAGTCCATGAGGCCACGGAACTTGCCGAGAAATCCGGTCAGGCTCTTCAAAAGATCGTTGCCTTGGTCAGCGACGCGGCCTCGGACGTTCATTCAATCGCCACAGCCACGGAACAGCAGTCCGCAGCAAGCGACCAGATCAAGGTGGGCCTGGATAAAATCAACCGCCTGTCTTCGGAAACAACCGAAGCCATGAACCGCTCCGACCAAGCCATTCGGGAACTGCTGGACCAAGTCCGTATGTTGCACAATCTGGTCAGGGAAATGAAGGAAGAACGATAG
- a CDS encoding YhaN family protein: protein MKINRLELAAYGHFTNHSLDFTSATPGLHVVYGPNEAGKSTALRAIRALLYGIEARTADNFQHEYNKLLVGGVLQNRDGRELHFWRRKRNVGDLLDRDHQAIDQRILDEFLHGIEEPLFNSLFGIDHETLISGGKAILEQQGDVGQALFSAGVGLASLHGIIARLEQEGADLFKSGGSKPELNKAIKRHAELKSEMRNLCLAGSEWKKRRLALDELSGQLAETEQANQGVRTELERLQRLQRALPHMGKRDALREICATLVDVANLPIDFAARVPQALENHNAAAKCRQDALSRRERLEQRVAECLIRQDILDQAESIDALHKQLGMVHQARRDRPGLLADQLQLRTEAETLLAQAAPALSLDHRDEIKNLLAQRQTIHSLGNRFAGLDAAVVQTQRQFQETTAALENVESALAQLPETPNLEGLATAVSLAQKAGDLDSQLRKLDKDARLLMESASADITRIGLWTGEPENLVDYSLPASESIDRFVDRFKELADGAKANTSQRKVLQEELDRVRRDVAVIEQTGQVVTEGDLLQRRAHRDQGWQLIRGVWLEGKDQDENIMVYAGDLGLPAAFEAGMQAADDAADHLRLAAERVHQYVAKRAEASRLEDQLERLGEEAVRMEDEKVRLDAQWLELWAPLGLRPRTPREMRTWLEQCLESRRKFLEARKTITEKTPILSQRRSLLDRLAHELGRMNCPHPESGEELAPLLTFAEQYLTSCKTLQDQAVSLQKDRVRLAKDQIRAGKNLEGCRRNIADWQQNWSEALSGFGLSSETTPDAAAGILEALSTCLTKINQADQYTRRIVDIDAYFEQFESSTIALIGSITAPELEGLPMDQAVVKLQSLLTQANSQKTVFEKLRADLESLEEEIRQARITLENTEDQLAELQRVSKAESNEMLRETGQRFEQFLAARSELERHEQTLLEIAEGISLDELDRQRTEVDPDALPGRIDALRKRIAEELEPRIRELSEQKGEARNELQRMDGSDAAAAKESEIQIALSGVRRLAERYTRVRLAALLLKQEIERYRRRHQGPILAIASRYFAALTLNSFPGLRSDIDDKGRPVLVGVCADGSVKTVAEMSFGTRDQLYLALRLATLEWRLESHEPMPFIADDILINFDDHRTMATLNALADLGRSNQVILFTHHGWVVDTVQKMNMPGKTNDHAHGDVRIHHLNSTTA, encoded by the coding sequence ATGAAAATCAATCGCCTGGAACTTGCCGCGTATGGCCATTTCACGAATCACAGCCTGGATTTCACATCCGCGACGCCGGGGCTGCATGTGGTTTACGGTCCCAACGAGGCTGGAAAAAGCACGGCGTTGCGGGCCATTCGGGCTCTGCTCTACGGCATCGAAGCCAGAACCGCGGACAATTTTCAGCATGAATACAACAAGCTGCTCGTCGGCGGGGTGCTTCAGAACCGGGACGGACGGGAACTGCATTTCTGGCGGCGCAAGCGCAATGTGGGCGACTTGCTGGACAGGGACCATCAGGCCATCGACCAGCGCATCCTGGACGAGTTCCTGCACGGCATCGAGGAACCCCTGTTCAACTCCTTGTTCGGGATCGACCACGAGACCCTGATTTCCGGAGGCAAAGCCATCCTGGAACAGCAGGGCGATGTGGGTCAGGCCTTGTTTTCCGCCGGGGTCGGCCTGGCCTCGCTGCACGGGATCATTGCCCGGCTGGAGCAGGAAGGCGCGGATCTGTTCAAATCCGGCGGCAGCAAGCCGGAACTGAACAAGGCGATCAAGCGGCATGCGGAATTGAAATCGGAAATGCGCAATCTTTGCCTGGCTGGAAGCGAGTGGAAGAAGCGCCGGCTGGCCCTGGATGAACTCTCCGGGCAACTGGCCGAAACCGAGCAGGCCAACCAGGGCGTGAGGACCGAGCTGGAACGCCTGCAACGACTGCAGCGCGCTCTGCCGCACATGGGCAAGCGGGATGCACTGCGCGAAATCTGTGCCACACTGGTTGACGTGGCCAATCTTCCCATCGATTTTGCGGCTCGGGTTCCGCAAGCCCTGGAGAACCACAATGCCGCCGCCAAATGCCGGCAAGACGCCTTGTCCCGGCGTGAACGCCTGGAGCAGCGCGTCGCGGAATGCCTGATCCGACAGGACATCCTGGATCAGGCCGAGAGCATAGACGCCCTCCATAAGCAGCTGGGCATGGTGCATCAGGCCCGACGGGATCGGCCTGGACTACTTGCTGATCAATTGCAACTGCGCACCGAGGCCGAAACCCTGCTGGCCCAGGCCGCTCCGGCCCTGTCTCTGGATCATCGCGACGAAATCAAGAATCTGCTGGCGCAGCGTCAGACCATTCACTCTTTGGGCAACCGTTTTGCCGGCCTGGACGCCGCCGTGGTCCAGACCCAGCGGCAATTCCAGGAGACAACCGCTGCCCTGGAAAACGTGGAAAGCGCTCTGGCCCAGTTGCCGGAGACGCCGAATCTGGAGGGATTGGCAACGGCAGTGAGCCTGGCCCAGAAAGCCGGAGATCTGGACAGCCAGCTCCGCAAGCTGGACAAGGATGCCCGGCTGCTCATGGAATCCGCTTCCGCGGACATCACGCGCATCGGACTGTGGACCGGAGAGCCGGAAAACCTGGTGGATTACTCCTTACCCGCATCGGAAAGCATTGACCGGTTCGTGGACCGGTTCAAGGAGCTGGCGGACGGCGCAAAGGCCAATACGTCCCAGCGCAAGGTTCTTCAGGAAGAACTGGACCGGGTTCGGCGCGATGTCGCGGTCATCGAGCAGACCGGACAGGTGGTCACGGAAGGGGACTTGCTCCAGCGCAGGGCGCACCGTGACCAGGGTTGGCAGCTGATTCGGGGGGTCTGGCTGGAAGGTAAAGACCAGGACGAGAATATTATGGTCTATGCCGGAGATCTCGGTCTGCCGGCTGCCTTTGAGGCCGGGATGCAGGCAGCCGATGACGCCGCGGACCACCTGCGCCTGGCCGCGGAGCGGGTCCATCAGTACGTTGCGAAGCGTGCCGAGGCGAGCAGGCTCGAAGACCAGTTGGAGCGACTGGGTGAGGAAGCAGTGCGGATGGAAGACGAGAAGGTCCGCCTTGACGCCCAGTGGCTGGAACTGTGGGCTCCGCTCGGGTTGCGGCCCCGAACTCCTCGCGAAATGCGCACCTGGCTGGAGCAGTGTCTGGAAAGCCGGCGGAAGTTCCTGGAAGCCCGGAAAACGATCACCGAGAAAACGCCTATTCTCTCCCAGCGCCGAAGTCTGCTGGATCGCCTTGCCCATGAACTGGGCCGGATGAACTGCCCACATCCCGAGTCTGGAGAAGAACTCGCCCCGTTGCTCACGTTTGCGGAACAGTATCTGACTTCCTGTAAAACCCTCCAGGACCAGGCAGTGAGCCTGCAAAAGGACCGGGTTCGCCTTGCCAAGGACCAGATCCGGGCCGGGAAAAATCTCGAGGGGTGCCGGAGAAATATCGCGGACTGGCAGCAGAACTGGTCAGAGGCTTTGTCCGGATTCGGTCTGTCCTCCGAGACCACCCCGGACGCGGCGGCCGGGATTCTCGAAGCCTTGAGCACCTGCCTGACCAAGATCAACCAAGCGGATCAGTACACGCGTCGGATCGTGGACATCGATGCCTACTTCGAACAGTTCGAGTCCTCGACCATCGCACTGATCGGGTCCATCACGGCTCCAGAGCTGGAAGGTCTGCCCATGGATCAAGCCGTGGTCAAACTGCAATCCTTGCTCACGCAGGCCAATTCCCAGAAAACAGTTTTCGAAAAGCTCCGCGCCGACCTGGAAAGCCTTGAAGAGGAAATCCGTCAAGCCCGGATCACCCTGGAAAACACGGAAGATCAGTTGGCTGAACTGCAGCGCGTCTCCAAGGCCGAATCGAATGAAATGCTGCGCGAAACCGGGCAGCGGTTTGAGCAGTTCCTGGCCGCCCGGTCAGAATTGGAACGGCATGAGCAAACCCTGCTGGAGATCGCCGAAGGCATCTCCCTGGACGAATTGGACCGGCAACGCACGGAAGTGGATCCTGACGCGCTGCCGGGACGAATCGATGCCTTGCGCAAACGGATTGCAGAGGAACTGGAGCCACGGATCAGGGAACTTTCCGAGCAGAAAGGCGAAGCACGCAACGAATTGCAGCGCATGGACGGCAGTGATGCGGCCGCGGCCAAGGAAAGCGAAATCCAGATCGCCCTGTCCGGGGTTCGCCGCCTGGCCGAGCGCTATACTCGGGTCCGCCTGGCCGCATTGCTGCTGAAACAGGAAATTGAACGCTACCGCCGCCGGCACCAGGGCCCGATCCTGGCCATCGCCTCCCGCTACTTCGCGGCGCTGACCCTGAATTCCTTTCCTGGATTGCGCTCGGACATTGACGACAAGGGGCGGCCTGTTCTGGTGGGCGTCTGCGCCGACGGCAGCGTGAAAACCGTCGCGGAAATGAGTTTCGGCACCAGGGACCAGCTTTACCTGGCCCTGCGTCTGGCTACCCTGGAATGGAGGCTGGAATCCCACGAACCCATGCCCTTCATCGCCGACGACATCCTGATCAACTTCGACGACCATCGCACCATGGCAACATTGAACGCCTTGGCCGATCTGGGGCGAAGCAACCAGGTCATTCTCTTTACTCATCATGGCTGGGTCGTGGATACAGTGCAAAAAATGAACATGCCTGGCAAAACCAATGACCATGCTCATGGAGATGTCAGAATCCACCACCTGAATTCGACAACAGCTTGA
- a CDS encoding metallophosphoesterase family protein: MYSFIHAADIHLDSPLRGIEVPEESVRDEIRGATRRAFDNLVELALREHVAFIVLAGDLFDGDWKDFNSGLYFAKRMARLRESGVQVFIVSGNHDAVSHVTKALSLPENVFVFSSRKTQTHRLESIQVAIHGQGYAGRAVSEDLSRNYPPPVEGFFNIGLLHTALNGREGHEPYAPCTVDGLRAKGYQYWALGHVHQREVVWEDDPWIVFPGNTQGRTIRETGAKGCTLVTVADGLAHRVEHVDLDVLRWDLCRVDVSECRGPEEILEKARGRMLNVLKFGDGRPVVARLELHGATPMHQRLQANPTHWEEALRSLAADLGGDDLCLEKIRLRTKEHLDLETLIQSNEALGGLITSLLDLEMDADALRDIDPDFEAFLNKLPAELFTGEDAFAPTQPEQWAEIRTDVKNILVAQLLQT; the protein is encoded by the coding sequence ATGTACAGCTTTATCCATGCCGCTGACATTCATCTGGACAGCCCGTTGAGAGGGATCGAAGTTCCGGAGGAGTCGGTCCGGGATGAAATCCGAGGCGCCACACGCAGGGCATTCGATAATCTGGTCGAACTGGCGTTACGCGAGCATGTCGCGTTCATCGTGTTGGCTGGTGACCTGTTCGACGGTGATTGGAAGGATTTCAATTCCGGGCTGTATTTCGCCAAACGTATGGCCAGGTTACGTGAATCCGGCGTCCAGGTGTTTATTGTTTCGGGCAACCATGATGCAGTCAGCCATGTCACCAAAGCCTTGAGTTTGCCCGAAAACGTGTTTGTTTTTTCGTCCCGGAAGACACAGACGCACAGGCTGGAGTCGATCCAGGTCGCCATTCATGGCCAGGGGTATGCCGGTCGGGCCGTTTCCGAGGATCTCAGCCGCAATTATCCACCGCCGGTGGAAGGTTTCTTCAACATTGGACTCCTGCATACCGCCCTGAACGGACGAGAAGGTCACGAACCGTACGCTCCGTGTACCGTCGATGGGTTGCGGGCCAAGGGATACCAGTACTGGGCTCTGGGTCACGTCCACCAGCGGGAAGTGGTGTGGGAGGATGATCCCTGGATCGTTTTCCCTGGCAACACGCAGGGCCGGACCATCCGGGAAACAGGCGCCAAGGGCTGCACGCTGGTTACGGTCGCCGATGGACTGGCCCACCGAGTGGAGCATGTGGATCTGGACGTATTGCGCTGGGACCTGTGTCGGGTGGATGTATCCGAATGCCGAGGTCCGGAGGAAATCCTGGAAAAGGCGCGCGGCCGGATGCTCAACGTGCTGAAGTTTGGTGATGGACGGCCCGTGGTGGCCCGGCTGGAACTGCACGGTGCGACCCCCATGCATCAGCGGCTGCAGGCCAATCCGACCCACTGGGAAGAAGCCCTGCGTTCCCTGGCGGCGGATCTGGGCGGGGATGATCTCTGTCTGGAAAAAATCCGGTTGCGGACCAAAGAGCACCTGGATCTGGAAACGCTGATCCAAAGCAACGAGGCCCTGGGCGGGTTGATCACCAGTCTGCTGGATCTGGAAATGGATGCCGATGCCCTTCGCGATATCGATCCGGATTTCGAGGCGTTCTTGAACAAATTGCCGGCGGAACTGTTCACCGGCGAAGACGCGTTTGCCCCGACCCAGCCGGAACAGTGGGCGGAAATCCGCACGGACGTCAAAAATATTCTGGTCGCCCAATTGCTGCAAACGTGA
- the murA gene encoding UDP-N-acetylglucosamine 1-carboxyvinyltransferase, which translates to MDKLVIEGNVPLRGRLPVSGSKNAALPILLACILAEGSVRLRNVPKLRDISTTLELLRLLGCEAEQDGNSVETCVGANLTPEAPYDLVRTMRASVLCLGPLLARLGKAVVALPGGCAIGSRPVDLHLRGLERMGAHFDLEGGNILGRCDRLRGAHIHFDFPTVGGTENLLMAASLAEGETILENAAREPEVVNLADFLNACGARIQGQGTSIIRIQGVERLTGAEFRIMPDRIEAGTYLVAAVITDGELYLENCSMNDLDAVVYKLREMGVWIQEGKSGVLAKRGAKLVGVDLMTQPFPGFPTDMQAQVMTLMGLADGSGVIKETIFENRFMHVQELVRMGAQIKVSGQNAMIRGVTHYNGAPVMASDLRASASLVLAGLAARGTTEVRRIYHLDRGYEELESKLSQVGARIRREAQ; encoded by the coding sequence ATGGACAAGCTGGTTATTGAGGGAAATGTTCCCCTGCGTGGAAGGTTGCCGGTCAGCGGGTCGAAGAATGCGGCTTTGCCCATTCTGCTGGCCTGTATTCTGGCCGAGGGGTCGGTGCGTTTGCGGAACGTGCCGAAGCTGCGAGATATATCCACCACTCTTGAGCTGCTGCGGCTGCTGGGTTGCGAGGCGGAGCAGGACGGAAACTCGGTGGAGACGTGTGTTGGGGCAAATCTGACCCCTGAAGCGCCCTACGATCTGGTCCGCACCATGCGGGCATCAGTGCTGTGCCTGGGGCCCCTTCTGGCCCGATTGGGCAAGGCGGTGGTGGCGCTGCCCGGAGGGTGCGCCATCGGCTCACGACCGGTGGATCTGCACCTGCGGGGGCTGGAACGGATGGGCGCCCATTTTGACCTGGAGGGCGGAAACATTCTCGGCCGATGCGATCGACTCAGAGGCGCCCATATTCACTTCGACTTCCCGACAGTGGGCGGGACCGAGAACCTGCTTATGGCCGCCAGCCTGGCGGAAGGGGAAACGATCCTGGAAAATGCAGCCCGGGAACCCGAAGTGGTCAATCTGGCCGACTTCCTGAACGCCTGCGGGGCCCGAATCCAGGGCCAGGGCACGAGCATCATCCGTATTCAGGGTGTGGAACGTCTGACCGGAGCTGAATTCCGGATCATGCCCGACCGGATCGAGGCCGGCACATATCTGGTCGCCGCGGTGATCACCGACGGGGAATTATACCTGGAAAACTGTTCAATGAATGATCTGGACGCCGTGGTCTACAAGCTGCGGGAAATGGGGGTCTGGATCCAGGAGGGCAAGAGCGGGGTGTTGGCCAAACGCGGCGCAAAACTTGTCGGAGTTGATTTGATGACTCAGCCGTTCCCCGGGTTCCCCACGGACATGCAAGCCCAGGTCATGACCTTGATGGGGCTGGCCGATGGCTCCGGCGTGATCAAGGAAACCATTTTCGAGAACCGATTCATGCACGTCCAGGAACTGGTGCGCATGGGAGCGCAAATCAAGGTCTCAGGTCAGAACGCAATGATTCGCGGCGTGACCCATTACAACGGTGCGCCCGTCATGGCCTCGGATCTGCGCGCCAGCGCCTCCCTGGTTCTGGCCGGTCTGGCTGCAAGGGGAACCACCGAGGTGCGGCGTATCTATCACCTGGATCGGGGCTATGAAGAACTGGAGTCCAAGCTGTCCCAGGTGGGCGCCCGGATTCGCCGTGAGGCCCAGTAG
- a CDS encoding 5-formyltetrahydrofolate cyclo-ligase, whose amino-acid sequence MSKRILRSRLTARRSSMQVDDALRRSHAVQERVRELPGWEAMRTVLVYLPFQNEVDTWDLIHELWGRGVQTLAPCCRPDCPGEMDLYRFRALEDLRPGSYTIPEPDPSRCTMVDPRECEGILIPGVGFDRRGFRLGFGGGYYDRLLALTGAEVRTIGLAYKFQILDDLPLEPHDQSVQVICTDTETIWAPT is encoded by the coding sequence ATGTCCAAACGCATTCTCCGATCCCGGCTGACGGCGAGGCGCAGCAGTATGCAGGTCGACGACGCCTTACGGCGAAGTCATGCCGTTCAGGAGCGCGTGCGTGAGCTACCCGGCTGGGAAGCCATGCGTACGGTCCTGGTCTATCTTCCGTTCCAAAACGAAGTGGACACCTGGGATTTGATCCATGAGCTCTGGGGCCGGGGCGTACAGACCCTGGCCCCATGTTGTCGTCCGGACTGTCCGGGGGAGATGGATTTGTATCGGTTCCGCGCTCTCGAAGATCTGCGCCCCGGCAGCTACACCATTCCCGAACCGGATCCCAGCCGTTGCACCATGGTCGATCCGCGGGAATGCGAGGGCATCCTGATCCCCGGAGTGGGATTCGACCGCCGGGGATTTCGCCTCGGCTTCGGCGGCGGCTATTATGACCGGCTCCTGGCCCTGACCGGAGCCGAAGTCCGGACCATCGGGCTGGCCTACAAGTTCCAGATCCTGGACGATCTGCCTCTGGAACCCCACGACCAATCCGTGCAGGTCATCTGTACGGACACGGAAACCATATGGGCCCCCACATAG
- the ahcY gene encoding adenosylhomocysteinase, translated as MTRIPDTKTDFKVRDLSLAQWGRQEIEIAETEMPGLMALREEFGAAQPLKGARIAGCLHMTIQTAVLIETLIHLGAEVRWSSCNIFSTQDHAAAAIAAAGIPVFAWKGETEEEYWWCVDQTIQGPDGWVPNMLLDDGGDLTQIMHEKHPESMASLRGLSEETTTGVHRLYQMEKAGTLKCPAFNVNDSVTKSKFDNLYGCRESLADGIKRATDVMMAGKVVVVAGYGDVGKGCAQAMRGLGARVVITEIDPINALQAAMEGYQVVTMEEAAPMGDIFVTATGCRDVITRAHMDAMKDQAIVCNIGHFDLEIDVAGIRELNWINIKPQVDHIVFPDGKRIILLAEGRLVNLGCATGHPSFVMSASFTNQVIAQIELWTNPGKYENKVYVLPKLLDEKVARLHLKKLNVGLSSLTKAQADYLGVPLEGPYKPDYYRY; from the coding sequence ATGACGAGAATTCCCGATACCAAGACGGACTTCAAGGTCCGCGATCTTTCCCTGGCCCAATGGGGCCGTCAGGAGATTGAGATCGCGGAGACTGAAATGCCCGGCCTGATGGCCCTGCGTGAAGAATTCGGCGCGGCTCAGCCCCTGAAGGGCGCACGCATCGCCGGTTGCCTGCACATGACCATCCAGACGGCCGTGCTGATTGAAACTCTGATCCATCTCGGAGCGGAAGTCCGCTGGAGTTCGTGCAACATCTTCTCCACCCAGGATCACGCGGCGGCCGCCATTGCCGCGGCCGGAATTCCGGTCTTTGCCTGGAAGGGCGAGACGGAAGAAGAATACTGGTGGTGCGTGGATCAGACCATCCAGGGACCAGACGGCTGGGTTCCGAACATGCTGCTGGACGACGGAGGTGATCTGACCCAAATCATGCACGAGAAGCACCCTGAATCCATGGCCTCGCTGCGCGGGTTGTCCGAGGAGACCACGACAGGCGTGCACCGCCTGTATCAGATGGAGAAGGCCGGCACGCTGAAATGCCCTGCATTCAACGTGAACGACTCCGTGACCAAGAGCAAGTTCGACAACCTCTACGGCTGCCGGGAGTCACTGGCTGACGGCATCAAGCGGGCCACGGACGTGATGATGGCCGGCAAGGTCGTGGTGGTTGCCGGTTACGGGGACGTGGGCAAGGGCTGCGCTCAGGCCATGCGCGGACTCGGGGCCAGGGTCGTGATCACGGAAATCGACCCGATCAACGCCTTGCAGGCGGCCATGGAAGGCTACCAGGTAGTGACCATGGAAGAGGCCGCTCCCATGGGAGACATCTTCGTCACCGCCACGGGATGCCGCGACGTCATCACCCGCGCCCACATGGACGCCATGAAGGATCAGGCCATTGTCTGCAATATCGGTCACTTCGATCTGGAAATTGATGTCGCCGGGATCCGCGAACTGAACTGGATCAACATCAAACCCCAGGTGGATCACATAGTCTTCCCGGACGGCAAGCGGATCATCCTGCTGGCCGAAGGCCGGCTGGTGAACCTGGGCTGCGCCACCGGCCACCCCTCCTTCGTGATGTCCGCCTCGTTCACCAACCAGGTCATCGCCCAGATCGAATTGTGGACTAATCCCGGCAAGTACGAGAACAAGGTCTATGTTCTGCCCAAGCTGCTGGATGAAAAGGTGGCCCGTTTGCACCTGAAGAAGCTCAATGTCGGCCTTTCATCCCTGACCAAGGCCCAGGCCGATTACCTTGGCGTTCCACTCGAAGGCCCCTACAAGCCGGATTACTACAGGTATTGA